One genomic window of Gallaecimonas sp. GXIMD4217 includes the following:
- a CDS encoding RidA family protein — MSQTVIQTEKAPAAIGPYVQARKVGPFLYTSGQIPLDAATGEMPATIEEQARLALANVEAILAAAGLGKEHVFKTTVFVKDLNDFATVNGIYEAFFGDHKPARSCVEVARLPKDALVEIEAIAYGE; from the coding sequence ATGAGCCAAACCGTCATCCAAACCGAGAAGGCGCCGGCCGCCATCGGTCCCTATGTGCAGGCCCGCAAGGTCGGCCCTTTCCTCTACACCTCAGGTCAGATCCCCCTGGACGCGGCCACAGGTGAAATGCCGGCCACCATCGAGGAGCAGGCCAGGCTGGCCCTGGCCAACGTCGAAGCCATACTGGCCGCCGCCGGCCTGGGCAAGGAGCATGTCTTCAAGACCACGGTGTTCGTGAAGGATCTCAACGACTTCGCTACCGTCAACGGCATCTACGAAGCCTTCTTCGGTGATCACAAGCCGGCCCGCAGCTGCGTGGAGGTGGCGCGCCTGCCCAAGGACGCCCTGGTGGAAATCGAGGCCATCGCCTACGGCGAGTAA
- the xthA gene encoding exodeoxyribonuclease III, translated as MKIVSFNINGLRARLHQLQALIDKHQPDIIGLQETKVHDDQFPLEAVQAMGYHVHFHGQKGHYGVALLSKQAPQQVRLGYPGDDEDAQRRMIMGSFALPGGNTLTVLNGYFPQGENRKHETKFPAKQKFYRDLMQYLDEHHSPDDKIAIIGDMNISPTDLDIGIGEANAKRWLRDGKCSFLPEEREWMATLKDWGLVDTYRQLNPDVSDRFSWFDYRSRGFDDNRGLRIDLVMATRPLADKAVEADIDYELRGIEKPSDHAPIWTRFEL; from the coding sequence ATGAAAATTGTTTCATTTAATATCAATGGTCTGAGGGCCAGGCTTCACCAGCTCCAGGCCCTGATCGACAAGCACCAGCCGGACATCATCGGCCTGCAGGAAACCAAGGTCCATGACGACCAGTTTCCCCTGGAGGCGGTCCAGGCCATGGGCTACCACGTGCACTTTCACGGCCAGAAGGGCCACTACGGCGTGGCGCTGCTGTCCAAGCAGGCACCCCAGCAGGTCCGCCTGGGCTACCCCGGCGACGACGAGGACGCCCAGCGGCGCATGATCATGGGCAGCTTCGCCCTGCCCGGCGGCAACACCCTGACGGTGCTGAACGGCTACTTCCCCCAAGGCGAAAACCGCAAGCACGAGACCAAGTTCCCGGCCAAGCAGAAGTTCTACCGGGATCTGATGCAGTACCTGGACGAGCACCACAGCCCGGACGACAAGATCGCCATCATCGGCGACATGAACATCTCGCCCACGGATCTGGACATCGGCATCGGCGAGGCCAACGCCAAGCGCTGGCTGCGCGACGGCAAGTGCTCCTTCCTGCCGGAGGAAAGGGAGTGGATGGCCACCCTCAAGGACTGGGGCCTGGTGGACACCTATCGCCAGCTCAACCCGGACGTCAGCGACCGCTTCTCCTGGTTCGACTACCGTTCCCGTGGCTTCGACGACAACCGCGGCCTGCGCATCGATCTGGTCATGGCCACCAGGCCGCTGGCGGACAAGGCGGTGGAAGCGGACATCGACTATGAACTCAGGGGCATAGAGAAACCCTCAGACCACGCCCCCATCTGGACCCGTTTCGAGCTCTGA
- a CDS encoding energy-coupling factor ABC transporter permease, translating to MDMPQAVTLLLYLALLVALQRPEQWRWLHQSHWLQRLLLGTALALLPLWLLQAGIEPGLEVHVLGLTTATLVLGWRLALVAGSLTLVTLTLFGVEDGAHLGANGLFGILVPVLVTEAVRRLAYLYLPRHLFVYFFVCGFFCGALTLVAKMLSMAAWFHWGLGLSAAKVLDNYLVLMPLLAFPEALLNGMAVTLLAVYRPNWLKDFHDSDYLGN from the coding sequence ATGGACATGCCCCAGGCCGTCACCCTGCTGCTCTACCTGGCGTTGCTGGTGGCCCTGCAGCGGCCTGAGCAATGGCGCTGGCTGCACCAGAGCCACTGGCTGCAGCGGCTGCTGCTGGGCACGGCCCTGGCGCTGCTGCCGCTGTGGCTGCTGCAGGCCGGTATCGAGCCCGGCCTGGAGGTGCATGTGCTGGGGCTGACCACCGCCACCCTGGTGCTGGGCTGGCGCCTGGCCCTGGTGGCGGGCAGCCTGACCCTGGTCACCCTGACCCTGTTCGGCGTGGAAGACGGGGCCCACCTGGGCGCCAACGGCCTGTTCGGCATCCTGGTGCCGGTGCTGGTGACGGAAGCGGTGCGCCGCCTGGCCTACCTGTACCTGCCCCGGCACCTGTTCGTCTATTTCTTCGTCTGCGGCTTCTTCTGCGGCGCCCTGACGTTGGTGGCCAAGATGCTGTCCATGGCCGCCTGGTTCCACTGGGGCCTGGGGCTGAGTGCTGCCAAGGTGCTCGACAACTACCTGGTCCTGATGCCGCTGCTGGCCTTTCCCGAGGCCCTGCTCAACGGCATGGCGGTCACCCTGCTGGCGGTCTACCGGCCCAACTGGCTCAAGGACTTTCACGACAGTGACTATCTCGGCAACTAG
- a CDS encoding VOC family protein: protein MHANLTHIALHVKDVQACRHFYESYCGLRVVRTRGEPAEPIYWLAEPGRESAFILVLLPGGPGQCHPDGDFSHLGFALDSRAAVDAAAETAKAEGRLLWPPRQEPWPVGYYCGVWDPDGNQVEFSYGQPLGPGADLGG, encoded by the coding sequence ATGCATGCCAACCTGACCCATATCGCCCTGCACGTGAAGGACGTCCAGGCCTGCCGCCATTTCTACGAGAGTTATTGCGGCCTCAGGGTGGTGCGCACCCGGGGCGAGCCGGCCGAGCCCATCTACTGGCTGGCCGAGCCGGGCCGGGAGTCGGCGTTCATCCTGGTGCTGCTGCCGGGCGGGCCTGGCCAATGTCACCCCGATGGGGATTTCAGCCACCTGGGCTTCGCCCTGGACAGCCGCGCCGCCGTGGATGCAGCCGCCGAAACCGCCAAAGCGGAGGGCAGGCTGCTGTGGCCGCCCCGGCAGGAGCCCTGGCCTGTGGGCTATTACTGCGGGGTCTGGGATCCCGACGGCAACCAAGTGGAATTCAGCTATGGCCAGCCCCTGGGGCCAGGGGCCGACCTGGGTGGCTAG
- a CDS encoding ABC transporter permease, which produces MRPADAAFWIWRALGQGRLSTTLSVLGIAIGICAVTLLTAIGEGVRQYVLTSFSQFGSHLVAITPGKTQTQGLGSLLGSVRPLTLEDAESLRRLPGVEQVVPLVSGTGTIKAGRYSRASDILGVGHEAAKAWHFQVASGRFLPDERPARPLAVLGSRMAGELFPSGGALGSRIHIAGHRFRVVGIMASKGQFLGFDLDDVVYIPAEQALGLFDRTGLMEVDVVYRPQLSEADITELLRGQLLARHGRDDVTLFTQADMLASLERILSVIQSAIAGIGGISLLVGGVGIFTIFSIAIDDRRVEIGLLRALGLSQGRLLGLFMGEAMVLALLGGLAGFALLLLIRLLLWLLLPALPLSLHLGFLLLALLLAAGVGLVAGVLPAWRASRLPPVQALHAE; this is translated from the coding sequence ATGCGCCCGGCGGATGCGGCCTTCTGGATCTGGCGGGCCCTGGGCCAGGGCCGGCTCAGCACCACGCTCAGCGTGCTCGGCATCGCCATCGGCATCTGCGCCGTGACCCTGCTCACCGCCATCGGCGAAGGGGTCCGCCAGTACGTGCTGACCAGCTTCTCCCAGTTCGGCAGCCACCTGGTGGCCATCACCCCGGGCAAGACCCAGACCCAGGGCCTGGGCAGCCTGCTGGGTTCGGTGCGGCCGTTGACCCTGGAGGACGCCGAGTCCCTGCGCCGCCTGCCCGGTGTGGAGCAGGTGGTACCCCTGGTCAGCGGCACCGGCACCATCAAGGCCGGCCGCTACAGCCGCGCCAGCGACATCCTGGGGGTGGGGCACGAGGCGGCCAAGGCCTGGCACTTCCAGGTGGCCAGCGGCCGCTTCCTGCCCGACGAGCGCCCGGCCAGGCCCCTGGCGGTGCTGGGCAGCCGCATGGCCGGCGAGCTGTTCCCGAGTGGCGGCGCCCTCGGCAGCCGCATCCATATCGCCGGCCACCGCTTCCGGGTGGTGGGCATCATGGCCTCCAAGGGCCAGTTCCTGGGCTTCGATCTGGACGACGTGGTCTATATCCCGGCCGAGCAGGCCCTGGGGCTGTTCGACCGCACCGGCCTGATGGAGGTGGACGTGGTCTACCGGCCCCAGCTGTCCGAGGCCGACATCACCGAGCTGCTGCGTGGCCAGCTGCTGGCCCGCCATGGCCGCGACGACGTGACCCTGTTCACCCAGGCCGACATGCTGGCCAGCCTGGAGCGGATCCTGTCGGTGATCCAGAGCGCCATCGCCGGCATCGGCGGCATCTCCCTGCTGGTGGGCGGGGTCGGGATCTTCACCATTTTCTCCATCGCCATCGACGACCGCCGGGTGGAGATCGGCCTGCTGCGGGCCCTGGGACTGTCCCAGGGGCGGCTGCTGGGGCTGTTCATGGGCGAGGCCATGGTGCTGGCGCTGCTGGGCGGCCTGGCCGGCTTCGCCCTGCTGCTGCTGATCCGCCTGCTGCTGTGGCTGCTGCTGCCCGCGCTGCCGCTGAGCCTGCACCTGGGTTTCTTGCTGCTGGCGCTGCTGCTGGCGGCCGGGGTCGGCCTGGTGGCCGGGGTACTGCCGGCCTGGCGGGCCAGCCGGCTGCCGCCCGTGCAGGCCCTGCACGCCGAATGA
- a CDS encoding ABC transporter permease, which translates to MRGPDLLAYAIDNLRHQGLRGPMLLLAMAISVASVLVLVALGQGARGFVEREFAFIGRDLLVVLPGRKETTGGLPPITGTAARDLTLDDMAHLKRHLGGVRLAPLVVGRVELAFGGRAREVMTLGTTAAFFDTHNLDIVQGRGLPAMPPEQAQAVCVLGDKLAGSLFDQESPLGQRLRMGPARCRVVGVFTGTGSAMGIDISDDLIIPVASAQALFNTPGLFRLFVQAKGGGDLAPLKARVLALIRERHQGEADVTLISPDALLRTFGDIMTVLTAAVSGIAAISLAVAGILLMNISLINIQQRIPEVGLLKALGASSAQIQALFLTEAALLSGAGAALGMVLGQGLLWGANLLWPDFLLQLVPWSLPAALLLAVGVGLLFSWLPARRGAGLDPVVALRGGA; encoded by the coding sequence GTGAGGGGCCCGGATCTGCTGGCCTACGCCATCGACAACCTGCGCCACCAGGGCCTGCGGGGGCCCATGCTGCTGCTGGCCATGGCCATCTCGGTGGCCTCGGTACTGGTGCTGGTGGCCCTGGGCCAGGGCGCCAGGGGCTTCGTGGAGCGGGAGTTCGCCTTCATCGGCCGGGATCTGCTGGTGGTGCTGCCGGGGCGCAAGGAGACCACAGGCGGCCTGCCGCCCATCACCGGCACCGCGGCCCGGGATCTGACCCTGGACGATATGGCCCACCTGAAGCGGCACCTGGGCGGGGTGCGCCTGGCGCCCCTGGTGGTGGGGAGGGTGGAGCTGGCCTTTGGCGGCCGGGCCAGGGAGGTGATGACCCTGGGCACCACGGCCGCCTTCTTCGACACCCACAACCTCGATATCGTCCAGGGCCGCGGCCTGCCCGCGATGCCGCCCGAACAGGCCCAGGCCGTCTGCGTCCTTGGCGACAAGCTGGCCGGCAGCCTCTTCGACCAGGAGAGCCCCCTGGGCCAGCGGCTGCGGATGGGGCCGGCCCGCTGCCGGGTGGTGGGGGTGTTCACCGGCACCGGCAGCGCCATGGGCATCGATATCTCCGACGATCTCATCATTCCCGTGGCCTCGGCCCAGGCCCTGTTCAACACCCCGGGGCTATTTCGCCTCTTCGTCCAGGCCAAGGGGGGCGGCGATCTGGCCCCCCTCAAGGCCCGGGTGCTGGCACTGATCAGGGAGCGCCACCAGGGCGAGGCGGACGTGACCCTCATCTCCCCGGACGCGCTGCTGAGGACGTTTGGCGACATCATGACGGTGCTGACCGCGGCGGTGTCCGGCATCGCCGCCATCAGCCTGGCCGTGGCCGGGATCCTGCTGATGAACATCAGCCTGATCAACATCCAGCAGCGCATCCCCGAGGTGGGCCTGCTCAAGGCCCTGGGCGCCAGCTCGGCGCAGATCCAGGCGCTCTTCCTGACCGAGGCGGCCCTGCTCAGCGGCGCCGGGGCCGCCCTGGGCATGGTGCTGGGCCAGGGGCTGCTCTGGGGCGCCAATCTGCTGTGGCCGGACTTCCTGCTGCAGCTGGTGCCCTGGAGCCTGCCGGCGGCGCTGCTGCTGGCCGTCGGCGTGGGGCTGCTGTTTTCCTGGCTGCCGGCCCGCCGCGGCGCCGGCCTGGATCCTGTGGTGGCGCTCAGGGGGGGCGCCTGA
- a CDS encoding ABC transporter ATP-binding protein, with the protein MIELTEVSRRFQLGDQQVLGLDRVTLSIGRGDYLSVMGPSGSGKSTLLNVLGLLDRPDEGEYRLDGQVTARLGEEARARLRASHIGFVFQSFNLIKRLSAFDNMALPLMLAGVAPAERRQRIQALLAELDLSDRARHLPHQLSGGQQQRVAIGRAMATAPKLLLADEPTGNLDSRSGVQVIELLEGLNARGITLVLVTHDPQVGQRAGRRLRMRDGAIVEDQS; encoded by the coding sequence ATGATTGAACTCACCGAGGTCAGCCGCCGTTTCCAGTTGGGCGACCAGCAGGTGCTGGGCCTGGACAGGGTGACGCTGTCCATAGGCCGGGGCGACTACCTGTCGGTGATGGGGCCGTCCGGCTCCGGCAAGTCCACCCTGCTCAACGTGCTGGGGCTGCTGGACAGGCCGGACGAGGGCGAATACCGCCTGGACGGCCAGGTCACGGCCCGGCTCGGCGAGGAAGCGCGGGCCCGGCTTCGGGCCAGCCATATCGGCTTCGTGTTCCAGTCCTTCAACCTCATCAAGCGCCTCAGCGCCTTCGACAACATGGCCCTGCCGCTGATGCTGGCCGGTGTCGCCCCCGCCGAGCGCCGCCAGCGGATCCAGGCCCTGCTGGCGGAGCTGGATCTGAGCGATCGCGCCCGGCACCTGCCCCACCAGCTGTCCGGCGGCCAGCAGCAACGGGTGGCCATAGGCCGGGCCATGGCCACGGCGCCCAAGCTGCTGCTGGCGGACGAGCCCACCGGCAACCTGGACTCCCGCTCCGGCGTCCAGGTCATAGAGCTGCTGGAAGGGCTCAACGCCAGGGGCATCACCCTGGTGCTGGTGACCCACGACCCACAGGTGGGCCAGCGGGCCGGGCGGCGGCTGCGCATGCGCGACGGCGCCATCGTCGAGGACCAATCGTGA
- a CDS encoding efflux RND transporter periplasmic adaptor subunit, protein MKLKGLVLLAVLAALFAYLWLKPEPPLELPLGQVQQGRVEALVANTRAGTVKACRRAYLSLSIGGPIDRLTVTEGDRVEQGQLMLALWQDDLKAALAQAEAAIEASARRIDQQCLLASFADREVARVEGLMARKLASPQQLDDAQTRAKAQHAACEAARAEQRQALANRRLVQAQLTKSELRAPFAGVVAEVNGEVGEYLIPSPPGVATLPAIDLIDDGCLYVSAPIDEVDAARIGLGQAVHVTLDAFPGRRFAGQVRRIAPYVLDLEKQARTVAVEVTLLDGPEDQPLLVGYSADVEIVTATVDDGLWVPAEALLPDDSLYRVDSQGRLEQVQVQTGLRNWQQVVITGGLARGELILLRPNDPAVAPGKRVAVHD, encoded by the coding sequence ATGAAACTCAAAGGGTTAGTCCTGCTGGCGGTGCTGGCCGCCCTCTTCGCCTATCTGTGGCTCAAGCCGGAGCCGCCCCTGGAGCTGCCCCTGGGCCAGGTGCAGCAGGGGCGGGTGGAGGCCCTGGTGGCCAACACCAGGGCCGGCACCGTCAAGGCCTGCCGCCGTGCCTACCTGTCGCTGTCCATCGGTGGCCCCATCGACAGGCTTACCGTCACCGAAGGGGACAGGGTCGAACAGGGCCAGTTGATGCTGGCGCTGTGGCAGGACGATCTCAAGGCGGCCCTGGCCCAGGCCGAGGCCGCCATCGAGGCCAGCGCCCGGCGCATCGACCAGCAATGCCTGCTGGCGAGTTTTGCCGACCGGGAAGTGGCCCGCGTCGAAGGGCTGATGGCCAGGAAGCTGGCCTCGCCCCAGCAGCTGGACGACGCCCAGACCAGGGCCAAGGCCCAGCACGCCGCCTGCGAGGCGGCCAGGGCGGAGCAGAGGCAGGCCCTGGCCAACCGGCGCCTGGTCCAGGCCCAGCTCACCAAGTCCGAGCTGCGGGCCCCCTTTGCCGGCGTGGTGGCGGAGGTGAACGGCGAGGTGGGGGAATACCTGATCCCCAGCCCGCCCGGGGTGGCGACCCTGCCGGCCATCGACCTCATTGACGACGGCTGCCTCTATGTGTCGGCCCCCATAGACGAGGTGGACGCCGCCCGCATCGGCCTGGGCCAGGCCGTCCACGTGACCTTGGACGCCTTCCCCGGCCGCCGCTTCGCCGGCCAGGTGCGCCGCATCGCCCCCTATGTGCTTGATCTGGAAAAACAGGCCAGGACGGTGGCGGTGGAGGTGACCCTGCTGGACGGCCCTGAGGACCAGCCGCTGCTGGTGGGCTATTCGGCGGACGTGGAGATCGTCACCGCCACCGTGGACGACGGCCTCTGGGTGCCAGCCGAGGCGCTGCTGCCGGACGACAGCCTGTATCGGGTAGACAGCCAGGGCCGCCTGGAGCAGGTTCAGGTGCAGACGGGGCTGCGCAACTGGCAGCAGGTGGTGATAACCGGCGGTCTGGCCCGGGGCGAGCTTATCCTGCTCAGGCCCAACGATCCGGCGGTGGCCCCCGGCAAACGGGTGGCCGTCCATGATTGA
- a CDS encoding NAD-dependent malic enzyme produces MSEAPKRPLYIPYAGPALLEAPLLNKGSAFTHEERIAFNLLGLLPQYVETIEEQAERAYAQYCYFNNDLDRHIFLRSIQDNNETLFYRLLEDHLEEMMPIIYTPTVGDACQEFSKIYRTHRGLFISYTDKDRIDDILQNATKQNVKVIVVTDGERILGLGDQGIGGMGIPIGKLSLYTACGGISPAYTLPVVLDVGTNNPDLLDDPMYMGWRHNRISGEEYDDFVHSFIEAVKRRWPNALLQFEDFAQKNAMPLLERYKDELCCFNDDIQGTAAVTVGTLLAACKAKGEQLRDQRVTFLGAGSAGCGIAEQIIAAMVAEGLSDEQARGQVFMVDRWGLLTDDMPNLMSFQQKLVQPQAALEAWQTEGDNISLLEVIRNARPTVLIGVSGQRGLFTEEVIKALHDGCERPLVLPLSNPTSRVEATPQEILGWTKGQAMVATGSPFPPALVDEVRYPIAQCNNSYIFPGIGLGVLAAKANRVTDGMLMAASRALAECSPLARDGEGPLLPPLGEIREVSCYIAKAVAKQAMAEGKALATSDEALEAAIDKNFWLPRYRNYRRTSF; encoded by the coding sequence ATGAGCGAAGCGCCAAAACGCCCTCTCTATATTCCCTATGCCGGTCCGGCCCTGCTGGAAGCCCCCCTGCTCAACAAGGGCAGTGCCTTTACCCATGAAGAGCGGATCGCCTTCAACCTGCTGGGCCTGCTGCCCCAGTACGTGGAGACCATAGAAGAGCAGGCCGAGCGGGCCTATGCCCAGTACTGCTACTTCAACAACGACCTGGACAGGCACATCTTCCTGCGCTCCATCCAGGACAACAACGAGACCCTGTTCTACCGGCTGCTCGAAGATCACCTGGAAGAGATGATGCCCATCATCTACACGCCCACCGTCGGCGACGCCTGCCAGGAGTTCTCCAAGATCTACCGCACCCACAGGGGCCTGTTCATCTCCTATACCGACAAGGACAGGATCGACGACATCCTCCAGAACGCCACCAAGCAGAACGTCAAGGTCATCGTGGTCACCGACGGCGAGCGCATCCTGGGCCTGGGCGACCAGGGCATCGGCGGCATGGGCATTCCCATCGGCAAACTCAGCCTCTACACCGCCTGTGGCGGCATCAGCCCGGCCTATACCCTGCCGGTGGTGCTGGACGTGGGCACCAACAACCCGGATCTGCTCGATGATCCCATGTACATGGGCTGGCGCCACAACCGCATCAGCGGCGAGGAATACGACGACTTCGTGCACAGCTTCATCGAGGCGGTGAAGCGCCGCTGGCCCAACGCCCTGCTGCAGTTCGAGGACTTCGCCCAGAAGAACGCCATGCCGCTGCTGGAGCGCTACAAGGACGAACTGTGCTGCTTCAACGACGACATCCAGGGCACCGCCGCCGTCACCGTCGGCACCCTGCTGGCGGCCTGCAAGGCCAAGGGCGAACAGCTGCGTGACCAGCGGGTGACCTTCCTGGGCGCGGGCTCGGCCGGTTGCGGCATCGCCGAACAGATCATCGCCGCCATGGTGGCCGAGGGCCTGTCCGACGAGCAGGCCCGTGGCCAGGTGTTCATGGTGGATCGCTGGGGCCTGCTCACCGACGACATGCCCAACCTGATGAGCTTCCAGCAGAAGCTGGTGCAGCCCCAGGCCGCCCTGGAAGCCTGGCAGACAGAGGGCGACAACATCTCCCTGCTGGAGGTGATCCGAAACGCCAGGCCCACTGTGCTGATCGGCGTCTCCGGCCAGCGCGGCCTGTTCACCGAAGAGGTGATCAAGGCCCTGCATGACGGCTGCGAGCGCCCCCTGGTACTGCCACTGTCCAACCCCACCTCCAGGGTGGAGGCCACGCCCCAGGAGATCCTGGGCTGGACCAAGGGCCAGGCCATGGTCGCCACCGGCAGCCCCTTCCCGCCGGCCCTGGTGGACGAGGTGCGCTACCCCATCGCCCAGTGCAACAACTCCTACATCTTCCCGGGCATCGGCCTGGGGGTGCTGGCGGCCAAGGCCAACAGGGTCACCGACGGCATGCTGATGGCGGCCTCCCGGGCCCTGGCCGAATGCTCGCCCCTGGCCAGGGACGGCGAAGGGCCGCTGCTGCCGCCCCTTGGCGAGATCCGCGAGGTCAGCTGCTATATCGCCAAGGCGGTGGCCAAGCAGGCCATGGCCGAGGGCAAGGCGCTGGCCACCTCGGACGAGGCCCTGGAGGCGGCCATCGACAAGAACTTCTGGCTGCCCCGCTACCGCAACTACAGGCGCACCTCCTTCTAA
- the yciA gene encoding acyl-CoA thioester hydrolase YciA, whose translation MTESLRQPKGDLLMRSQAMPADTNTNGDIFGGWIMAQMDLAGGILANELARGRIATVAVESMTFHQPVKVGDVVCVYGECVRIGRTSMTVKLEVWVKPVLRSQDHKRFCVTEATFTYVAIDDNGRPRPVPQD comes from the coding sequence ATGACCGAATCCCTCAGACAGCCCAAGGGCGATCTGCTGATGCGCAGCCAGGCCATGCCGGCCGACACCAATACCAATGGTGACATCTTCGGCGGCTGGATCATGGCCCAGATGGACCTGGCCGGCGGCATCCTCGCCAATGAACTGGCCCGGGGCCGTATCGCCACCGTGGCGGTGGAATCCATGACCTTCCACCAGCCGGTCAAGGTGGGCGACGTGGTCTGCGTCTATGGCGAGTGCGTGCGCATCGGCCGCACCTCCATGACCGTCAAGCTGGAAGTCTGGGTCAAGCCGGTGCTGCGGTCCCAGGATCACAAGCGCTTCTGCGTGACAGAAGCCACCTTCACCTATGTGGCCATCGACGACAACGGCCGCCCCCGTCCCGTACCTCAGGATTGA
- a CDS encoding DUF412 family protein, translating to MLRLLKDGHQLLKHWPRRSELALRFLLGRKVHLARFIYNWFPGLALCYLVVGWALQGGLSSALLAPVILLLGLPVQALLLLGKEAQKPLKGGDKGWFLELSDKMKARGVRPCRLPQGANYLDLAYLMEQAYSLADNAFDGPENR from the coding sequence ATGTTGCGATTGCTCAAAGATGGGCATCAGTTGCTGAAACATTGGCCAAGACGTTCCGAACTGGCACTGCGTTTCCTGCTGGGACGCAAGGTGCACCTGGCCCGTTTCATCTACAACTGGTTTCCCGGCCTGGCCCTGTGTTACCTGGTGGTGGGCTGGGCGTTGCAGGGCGGCCTCTCCAGCGCCCTGCTGGCGCCGGTGATCCTGCTGCTGGGGCTGCCGGTCCAGGCCCTGCTGCTGCTGGGCAAGGAGGCGCAGAAGCCCCTCAAAGGCGGCGACAAGGGCTGGTTTTTGGAGCTGAGCGACAAGATGAAGGCCAGGGGGGTGCGCCCCTGCCGCTTGCCCCAGGGCGCCAACTACCTGGATCTGGCCTACCTGATGGAGCAGGCCTACAGCCTCGCCGACAACGCCTTCGACGGCCCCGAAAACCGCTGA
- a CDS encoding acetate kinase, with amino-acid sequence MSKLVLVLNCGSSSLKFAIVDGDSGQEQLSGLAECLGQMDARIKYKADGQKRQVALAENAGHGEALGFLVEHILAEFPELKKALVAVGHRVVHGGERFTGSVAIDDEVIKGIEACADLAPLHNPANLEGIRAAMAAFPALPQVAVFDTAFHQSMPPVAYTYALPYHLYRDHGIRRYGFHGTSHYFVSREAAQMLGKPVEELRLVSAHLGNGASVCAIKGGKSVDTSMGLTPLEGLVMGTRSGDLDPSIIFHLMDNLDHSAGEVKAMLNKASGLLGVSELTNDCRGIEEAAAEGHGGAMLALNLFCYRLAKYIASYAVPLKGLDGIIFTGGIGENSDVIRAQVLEHLAAFGFELDDEANLAARFGQAGIITKGQGPKALVVPTNEEGVIARDALAIAEEAGR; translated from the coding sequence ATGTCGAAGCTGGTTTTGGTTCTCAACTGCGGCAGCTCCTCCCTCAAATTTGCCATCGTCGACGGCGACAGCGGCCAGGAACAACTGTCCGGCCTGGCCGAATGCCTGGGCCAGATGGATGCCCGTATCAAGTACAAGGCCGATGGCCAGAAGCGCCAGGTCGCCCTGGCCGAAAACGCCGGCCATGGCGAGGCCCTGGGCTTTTTGGTCGAGCACATCCTGGCGGAATTCCCCGAACTCAAGAAGGCACTGGTGGCCGTGGGCCACCGGGTGGTCCATGGCGGCGAGCGCTTCACCGGCTCTGTGGCCATCGACGACGAGGTCATCAAGGGCATCGAGGCCTGCGCCGATCTGGCGCCGCTGCACAATCCCGCCAACCTGGAGGGGATCCGCGCCGCCATGGCCGCCTTCCCTGCCCTGCCCCAGGTGGCGGTGTTCGATACCGCCTTCCACCAGAGCATGCCGCCGGTGGCCTACACATACGCGTTGCCCTACCACCTGTACCGGGACCACGGCATCCGCCGCTACGGCTTCCACGGCACCAGCCACTATTTCGTCAGCCGCGAGGCGGCGCAGATGCTGGGCAAGCCGGTGGAAGAGCTCAGGCTGGTTTCAGCCCACCTGGGCAACGGCGCCTCGGTGTGCGCCATCAAGGGCGGCAAAAGCGTCGACACCTCCATGGGCCTGACCCCATTGGAGGGCCTGGTGATGGGCACCCGCTCGGGCGATCTCGACCCCAGCATCATCTTCCACCTGATGGACAACCTGGATCACAGTGCCGGCGAAGTGAAGGCCATGCTCAACAAGGCCTCCGGCCTGCTGGGCGTGTCCGAGCTCACCAACGACTGCCGCGGCATCGAGGAGGCCGCCGCCGAGGGCCATGGCGGCGCCATGCTGGCCCTGAACCTGTTCTGCTACCGCCTGGCCAAGTACATCGCCAGCTACGCCGTGCCCCTCAAGGGCCTGGACGGGATCATCTTCACCGGCGGCATCGGCGAGAACTCCGACGTCATTCGTGCCCAGGTGCTGGAACACCTGGCCGCCTTCGGCTTCGAACTGGACGACGAGGCCAACCTGGCCGCCCGCTTCGGCCAGGCCGGCATCATCACCAAGGGCCAGGGGCCCAAGGCGCTGGTGGTGCCGACCAACGAGGAAGGGGTGATTGCCCGTGACGCCCTGGCCATTGCCGAGGAGGCCGGCCGATGA